The genome window GCACAGGGTTCATGAAGTGCATGCCGATCACCAGGCCGGGGCGTTTCGTCACCGCGGCGATGCGCGTGATGCTGATGCTGCTGGTGTTGGTGGCCAGGATCGCCGAAGCCGGAGCACTCGCATCGATGTCCTTGAAGATGCGGAGCTTCAGGTCGATGCTCTCCGTGGCGGCCTCGATCACCAGTTCGGCTTCCTTCACGCCTGCTGCCAGATCGGTGCTCGTGGCGATTGAGGCCAGAGCGGCTTTCTTCTGGTCTTCGGTGAGCGAGCCCTTCGCCACTTGGCGGTCCATGTTCTTGCCGATGGTGGCCAGTGCTTTGTCGAGGCTGGCCTGCGCGATGTCGATGAGGGTGACGGCGTGCCCGCTCTGCGCGAACACATGCGCGATGCCATTGCCCATCTGGCCGGCACCGATGACGGAGATCTTCATGTTCTTGGAATGGTGGACGGCGAATGTAGTTGCGTGATGCATTGAAGGTTGAGGGTTGGAGGCTGGGTGTGGTTGAGGGTTGGGCATGAACCTTCAACCTGCAACCTAGGCGGCCCCCAACCTGCAACCTGAACCAGCCCCCCTACTTGCCATCCCCCTTCAGGATGATGATGACGGTATAGGCCAGGATCTTCAGATCAACCGCCAGGCTCATGTTCTCGATATACAAGATGTCATACTTCAGCCTGCGCACCATCTGGTCGATGTTCTCGGCATACCCGAATTTCACCTGGCCCCAACTGGTGATGCCGGGCCGGACCTTGTTCAGATGCCGATAGTGCGGGGCCACTTCGGTGATGGCATCGATGTAATGCTGGCGCTCCGGTCGTGGCCCGACAAGGCTCATCTCGCCCTTCAGCACGTTCCAGAACTGCGGCAGCTCATCCATCCGTGTACGGCGCAGCCAGCGGCCGATCGGGGTGATGCGCGGATCATTGGCGCTGCTCAATTGCGGTCCGTCCTGCTCGGCATTGCTCACCATGCTGCGGAACTTCACGATGCGGAAGGGCTTGCCGTGCTTCCCGATGCGCTCCTGGGTGAAGAAGATGGGTCCGGGGCCTGAGAATCTCACGAGGACGGCGATCGTCAGCAGCATGGGCGTGAGCAAGAGCAGGGCGATCGCGCTCACCACGATGTCCAGGACCCGCTTCACGGAGAATTGCCAGGCCGGCATGATCTCCGGGTTCACCTCGATCAGGGGCGTGCCGAAGATGCTGGTCATCTTCACCGAGCCGGAGAGGATATCGTACATGTCCGGAATCACTTTGATCCGCACCCCTGTGCCCTCGAGCTCGTTCATGATGCGGTTCATGTGCTCATGCTCGGTGCTATCGACGGCGATGATGGCCTCTTCGACGCCATGCTGCGGAATCACCTGCCGGAGCTCGTGCCACTTGCCCAGCCGCGGCAGCGTGCCCGCCAATTGCTGGTCGCCCCCGTTCACGTTCACGAAGCCCACGAATCGATTGCCCGGTGATTTGGGCATGGCCTCGATCTCCTGGTAAATGGCCAAGGCGCGCTCATTGCCGCCCACCAGCACGGTGTTGAAGCCGATGCGCCGCTGGTGAACCTTGCGCACGATGGCGCTCGTGATCAGGAAGCGCAGCGGGAAGGTGATGCCGAAGTGCAGGATGAAGAGCGCGAGGAACGAACGATAGTGGTAGCTCGGGCTGGGCACCTTGTCGTCGAGCAGCAGCACGAAGAAGATCACGAGCACGCCGATGGTAGTGACCAGCAAGGTCTGGCCGAGCTCCTTCGTGCGGAAGCGACGGAACACATCGCGGTAACCCCCGATGGCGGTGTATAAGCCGAACCAGAACAGCGGCACCAGGAAGAGTCCCTTGAAATAGTTCCCGTCGAGGTCAATGGGCACCTCCACGCCATACTTCATAGGCTCGAGAACGGCCTTGCGATAGAGGAAGAAGAGCGTCCATGCAAGAGCCGCCCCCGCCACATCGGCGATGACGTATTTGGCCACTTGCATTCGGCGGGAGCTCATCACGGTATGCGCAGCAGCTTGATGTTGTCCAGATAGATCTCAGCGCTGCTGCGGCCATCGGGCAGCGTGGCTTCGATGTACACGTCGCGTTCCGACACCGCGCTGTTGAAGAAGGCGCTCAGATCAAGGTACACCTTGTTCCAAGGCATGGTGCCATCGGAACGGTACGTGGGCGGCAGATAGACGAAGGGCTCATAGCGCTCGAGGCCATCGGCGAAGTACTTCACCCCGACCGTGACCAGCAGATCGCTGCGGTGGTCGAGTTCGATGAAGGCCGGGCCGCCGTAGCTCAGGAAATCCTCATCGGATTCGATCCTGATGTAGCGGTGCGAGGCATCGAGCCGGAAGCCGGCGCATGGACCGTTCTCCAGGTAGATCAGTTCAGGGTTCGTGATGGGGGTGAACCGGAGCAGTTGCGTGTCGCTGTTGGCGGTGATCGCGAATTGGCTGAAGGGGTCTTCGAAGCCCTCTTGCCAGACCAGCGTCTCCTCCGTATAGCTGGTGACTGGATTCAGGGCCGCGGTGCCCTCGCGCACCAGGTTCACGGTGGTGCTATATGGGGTGTAGAACGGATACCGGAGCCGATCATCGAAGGT of Flavobacteriales bacterium contains these proteins:
- a CDS encoding sugar transferase; translation: MQVAKYVIADVAGAALAWTLFFLYRKAVLEPMKYGVEVPIDLDGNYFKGLFLVPLFWFGLYTAIGGYRDVFRRFRTKELGQTLLVTTIGVLVIFFVLLLDDKVPSPSYHYRSFLALFILHFGITFPLRFLITSAIVRKVHQRRIGFNTVLVGGNERALAIYQEIEAMPKSPGNRFVGFVNVNGGDQQLAGTLPRLGKWHELRQVIPQHGVEEAIIAVDSTEHEHMNRIMNELEGTGVRIKVIPDMYDILSGSVKMTSIFGTPLIEVNPEIMPAWQFSVKRVLDIVVSAIALLLLTPMLLTIAVLVRFSGPGPIFFTQERIGKHGKPFRIVKFRSMVSNAEQDGPQLSSANDPRITPIGRWLRRTRMDELPQFWNVLKGEMSLVGPRPERQHYIDAITEVAPHYRHLNKVRPGITSWGQVKFGYAENIDQMVRRLKYDILYIENMSLAVDLKILAYTVIIILKGDGK